The following DNA comes from Lemur catta isolate mLemCat1 chromosome 8, mLemCat1.pri, whole genome shotgun sequence.
TGCAGGACGGGGCCGAGGGCCAGGGAAGGTGGTGACCTCCAGAAgagaatgcagccctgctgacaccttgactttagcccagggAGACCCTCATTAGTCTAACACATAGAATAGTAAGATAATTAACTGgtggtgttttaagccactcggtttgtggcaatttgttacagttgcaatagaaaactattttaatcATTCTGCTCAtggttttaagttgcatttcccgAATGCCTAATGATACTGAATACGTAGTATTCGTGCTTTTATTTTTGCCCTCTGAAtaccttctttggtgaagtgtgtGTTtacatcttttgcccatttttaattattgCCTTTTTTACTGTTCGGTTTGGAGAATTAACATAtcttggatacaagtcctttgctGCGTATGTgacttgcaaatactttctccatCAAAACTTTGTTCTGTTCAGTAGAGAGTCCTCTGGTCACTGTTTGCACTTTGGCGTCTGTGAGTCAGCAGGCCCTGACTCTGAGGAGGACTGCGTTTTCTGACACTGCTCCGACTAGAAAAGGCAagattttgtattctgaaataGAAGTACCACACATCAGAATAACAGAGCTCTAAAGAGAGAGACTGTAGGAGATGCTACACCTATTTTATTTGGCACCATGTAATTGTTTTCTACCTTGTAAGTGGCCACAGTATTTATCTAAAAGGCTGGTCACAGGTGGCATGAGGCCATCCTGCCGTGGGCAGTGCTGAGCCTTGCCAGCCACTCCCTGCAGCCAACAGGGTGTTTTTATCCATCCCTTAAAAGGCTGCCCTGTTCAGGTCGCTGGACCTAACTTAGCAGCACACAAGGAAAGGGCCCCGGGGATCCCAGTCCACAGTGGAATGTGGCAGCCAAAGAGCCAATTCCATCTTGGGATGCACCGACCCACACGTCTGTGCGGGAGAAGAATGGGCGTGACCCAGGCCGCAGAGCCCCTCTGTCCGAGGACCACATCAGGTGGGGGTTGGCAGGCGTGATCGCCGTGTGGGGATCAAGGTGGGGAGGAGCTCAAGAGCCTGCTGCTGGATGCAGAACGATTAAGGAACTGAGCTCCTTTAAccctaaggaagaagaaaagaaaacttaaggcAGAAAAAACGATCTTTGACTATTCAATATTACATGGAAGAACAATTAGACTTGTTCTGTGAGGATCAGAGGAGAGAAGACCTGCAGACGATGGGATCGTAGGAGCCCTGCACGTGGGTATAGACTGAGACAGCGGAGATCACTGCACACCCAAAAGCCAGATTTTTCTACCTGGAAAACAGTGATGCTGACGGCGAGGAGGGTGAGGACATGGCGGTCTCACACGGGAAGAATTACTTGAGATAATGTTTCTGGGATTCAGCACCCTCCTGGCAGTTATAACTGCATTATAAATGCTAAGAGTATTAGTAGGAGAAAGGTTTCCATCTGACGCAAGgaatggctctgcagcagttagagcTGCCCGCCATCTGCCTGCCTCGGAAGGCGCTGCAGCAGCTGCCCAGGGAGCAGCACCTGAGGAGCACTCGGGCCGCGGGCCGCCACCGGCCCTCCGCACCCGCGGTTCCCTAACTCCCCGTGACCCCAGGCGCAGGGCAAATGCTTCCTTTCCTGAGACGCCGATAAAGACTGCTCGAACCCTCCCTGAATTCTTCAAAATCTTAAATTGTGGTTGTAAATTTCATAATCAAGCCCTTGCTTATGTAACAAGTCCCTCCCACGAGGATGAGGTGCGTCCCTGCTATCTTACATCACCGTGCGGGCTGTGCCCACGACAGCGACGCGCAAAACGCCGCAGGCGGCCGCGCCCGGTCTCTGCATCACAGCGAAGGTGCTCCACCGCTGCCATCACTCGTGcactttttaaaacagatttacTGAGCTACAGCTCACATGCCATACAAATTACTCATGTGGAGTAGATACTGAatgctttttaataaattccCAGGGTGTGCGACCATCCACCATAATCCACTTAAGAACTTTAAGAACACTTTTGctccccccaaaagaaaccccatgctTCTTAGCATTTACTCCTCACTACCCCCCAGCACACACCCTGCCACcctaggcaactactaatctactctGTCTATAgatctgcctattctggacattgcCTACGAATGGCACCACGTGATATGTGgtgttttgtgtctggctcctgtCACTAGGCATAAACATTTTCAGATTTGTCTACATTGTTGCATGTGTCAATAAGTCATCCTTTCGTTGCTGACCAGTATTTCactgtatggatatgccacaatGTCTTCATCCTCCCAGCTGCTGACGGACGTTTGAGTTGTTTACAATTTTGAACCATTACATAAGGGTACTTTGAGTATTTaagtacaagtctttgtgtggatgaAAACTTTCATTTCTCCTGGATACATGCACAAGAGTGTAATTGCTAGGTGTATTGTTTGTTTTGCAGTGCTACAAAGGAATTcccgaggctgggtaatttataaagagaagaggtttatttggctctcGGTTCTGGAGACGGTACAAGAAGTTTGGCACCAGcacctgcttctggtgagggcctcagggagCTGCCACTCACGGCGGAAGGTGTTGGGGAGAAGCATCACAGCAGGAGGAGcaaagagcaggaggaggaggttcCAGGCTCTTTCAAACAGCTCTTGCATGAACTAATAAAGCAGGAACTCACTGGTTATTACAGGGAGGACACCAAGCCATTCAtaagggatccacccccatgacccaaacacctcccacgaggccccacctccaacactggggatcacatTTCAACAACAGGTTTGGAGGAGCCAAACATCCACACCGTATCACGGGTCATGTGggaactctatgtttaacatttggaggaactgccaaactgtcttccaaagtggatGCACCACTTTGCAATCCCTCTAGCAATGTACGAGGGTCCCAACTTCTCCATATGCCGGCCACACTTGctgtctgtattttttaattgcaaCCATGCTAGCAGCTGTGAAGTTGTGTCTCAtcgtagttttgatttgcatttccctaacaacTAATGATGATGAAGATATTTTTTgtgtgcttcttggccatttgtataccctctttggagaaatgtctattcaaatcttttccctacttttaaattgaggtatttgtatttttattactgaattatAAGTGTTGCttatatatattctggatacaaatcctttatcagatatatgatttgaaaatattttctcccgttcagtgaattgtcttttaactttcctatcagtattttctgtttgtagcacaagtttttaatttctctaaagtACAGATTTACATAATTATTCTTCTGTAATTTCTGCTTTTGGTGTTGtgtctaagaaaccattgcctaacccAGGATGCAAAGATTTACTGCTGTGTTTTCTCCTctgattttgttcttcttttgcaAGATCATTTTGGCTACTTAGGGTCCTTtgatttcatattaattttaggatgaattttattatttctgcaaAATACATGATTAGGATTTTGATACAGATTACATTGAATATATAGCTCACTTTGAGTAGTACTGACATCATTAAGTCTTCCAGTCTAGGAActtggaatgtctttccatttatctgtgtcttgttaaatttcttttggcaaagttttgtagttttcagtgtataagtctttCACAAGTGTAAAACTTCCTTGGTGAAATTTACTcctgagtattttattctttttggtgctattgtaaatgaaattgttttcgtAATTTCCTCTTCAGATTgttcattcttccttcttttttcaatGTAGGTATTTATAGTTAGAACTTTCCTAAGCACCGCTTAGCTtcatcccataagttttgatgtgttgtgtttttgttttgattcatttcaaagtattttctattgttccttgtgatttcttctttgacccattggttagttagaagtatgttgtttaatttccaaatttccACGTTTGTGGATTTCTCAACTTTGCTTCAGTTATTGATTTGTAAgttaattccatttttttgttttggagaacatactttgtatgatttcaatccttttacaTTTGGGGGTTGGTTTTATGGCTTAGTACATAGTCTATTCTGGAGAAAGTACCATGTgtacttgagaaaaatatatattctacttCTGTTTGGTGGAATATTCTATAGATGTCTTTTAGGTCTATCTAATTGGTTtgtagtgttgttcaagtcttcgaGATTGTTGTGGATCTTCTGCCTAGCTACTCTACCAATTAATGAAAGTGTGATGTTGAAGGCTCCAGCTGTCCCTGTTAAAccggtttgttttttttttttgagctgaaATTGAAGCTTTTTATTATGGGATATACATAGCACTATTGCTACTATAAAGATGTTTTTATGTAGTGACAGTGTATTATGGAATCTGTATAGTTCTATACTGTAATCAAGACATTTACACAAAGTGACACTTTAGGATTTGTTTAGCTCCTTAAGCTAGATACCAATGAAGACTGGCATACACATCATTAATAGGCATGTTTACACTTCATCCCACttttagggttttgtttattCCAGTTGTACTTCCTTTGGCAGATGGCTATTATGTTTTACTTTGGTACCATATTGTGGATGCCAGAGAACTTGCATTTGCCAGGGAATAATCTCCTGAGATGCTATGTCATGAAGTAAAATGGTGTAGTCTAATTCAATAAAGTCATCATTTCTTTGCACTTGCTTGACAGTTTGAATTTTTACCATGTTATACCATGTGTTTTCGGTAGAGTTCTGCCATATTATATAACCACAGGCAACCCAGGCTAAATGTCGAACTGGCTTCATTTCTGGAGGTACATTTCCAAAACTGTCTGGAATATTTTGTGCATCTAGTGGTTCCTTCATGGACTTGAGTCTTTGATAAAATATGTTATCTTCTTCATCTGGGTTCTTTCCAATATCTCCTTCAAATGTGAAGTTGACTTCTGGTGCAGTTTCTTGTCCCATCAGAGGGTAAAGTACTTCAGCAGTGCAGTTCACTGTAACTTGTTTGTGGATAATTTCTTCCACAGAAAATTTAAGGTGATACTTATGCCCTCTTCCTGGAATATCCTCCATGCTAGCCTGTTTGACCGTCTGCACCAGAAACACCTTGTGGGGCGTCCCTTGCTGGTAGTTGATGCAGTTTGCTGCCACCGTGGGCGCCCTGGAGGCTGGGTAGTGGGTTGGCGGGATTTCCATTCTTGGTGAGCAGTGACCGCCGGACTGCTCAGGCTTAACAGACCGGTGCCAGAGCGCTGCCCATCCTGCTTGCTGCGGTCGCCGCGGTGAAGTCTGCATGCCTAGCCGGGGCTGGGCGTGGGCGGCTGTTAAACTGTTTTTGTGTAGCTAAGTTCAGGCAGGCAGGCACTCACGCCTAACACCCTGGACACCGAGGCTCGGGGAGCTTCCCTGGTTGCAACACTTCACACAGTTGTCACATATCGTTGCTGAAGAGTTAAGCACTATGTGCCCCTCCACCAGGAGGGGACACCTAGGGGCTGGCACCTGCTCTCTTCTGTATTCGGTCCTATGTACTTTCTTCCTCTGTTAatttatatctgtattttttcaCTATAGTAAACCATAAACATGAGTATAACAGCTTTTCAGAGTCCTGTGAGTCCTAGTGAATTCAAAGCCTGAGGTTTTGGCAACCCCGACTCATACAGCTACTAACTTCCTCTGAATTGCTCTCCACCAAGAAGAGCTCCACTGCTTTTGGCAAAACCCTCAGGAATGAAGTCCTCCACCTTCTGTTCCAAATAAAATGTCAGACCCCTCCAGCAGAGCTTCAGGGTCCTCATGGCCTACCTTCCCTGGGCAGAAGCTCTGCACTAGAacacagagctgggggtgggcccTGCTTCTCCCAAATGACATCCCCACTCTGCCAGTGGGCCCTGGTTGGCTGGCAGCCCTGGTTTCctggcctgcccctcccagcatgGAACCCCCATCCTATGAgtgagcagggtgggggtgaCGGGCAGCATTCCCAGCCTGCTGTGTCTGGAGCTCCAGACCTCTCAGCAGCACCTGCCAGAAACAGGACTCCTGCAACAGGGCTGGGGGTGAGAACACAGCAGCCTGCCCCTCCCGGGGCGAAACTAAAGCACTGGACTGGGCGTAGGCGGGAGTGAGAGCCCTGTTTTCCTGGCCACACCGGCTCGGGCAGAGCTTCCCTGAAGAAGTAGGGCATGATGACCCCAGGGTCATGGAGCAACCGCCCTGCCAGAGCAcgggccccagggcaggggttTCAGCCGGCACCATCGCAGATTCCCAAGCACCCAGGACAGGGTCTGACCTGTAGTCTTAACGCTTTAATGTTCCTTAGAGCTCATGTCcagatctttatttttaacatgaaattGCAGGTCATATTGTATATACTATTGTTTCATTATTTAGCCTAAGAGTATACCATGAACATTTTCTGacttcattaaatattattctgacATAATTTTATTAACCGTTTGTGTGGATaggctataatttttaaaatttgccatttcTCTTTTACTGGATATGTTCCTTGGGTCCCAAGCTCTTTCCACACACATCCTCAGAGTTTGCCCGCACAACAACCCACGTGCAGGTGTGGAGACTGAGACCTCTACCCTGCAGGCAAGCAACTTGCCCAGAATCGCACCGCGAGGCACGGGCAAGGCTGGGACTAGACCACAGGCCTCCCGCATCCAGGCCGCTTGGCCCATCCTTCCAGGCTCGCTGAGCTCACTGTATTTTATCTCTTCAGGCCAGTGTCCTCCTGGCCTACACTGGATGCCTCCCCGCACTGTTCCTCTGACGTCCGTGGGACTGTATGGCTTTCCCACAACAGTGCACCCAAGCGGAGGTGCAGCTCACACGTGGCACCCCTGTGCTGTGCCTACTCCTGCCGCAGACCCCTAGGGGAGGCCGAGGCAAAAGGAGAAGCTGCTGTTCCTGGAAGTTGCTGAGCACAGACGCCAGGAGCACGTGCAGCCACACCTGGTTGGCAGCTCATCCCCGGGTGACACCTGGGAGAGGCAGCCCTTGTGAGCAGAgactctccctctcctccccgtGCCTGTGAAACAGGAGGGTCGAGGCTGGCCATGTGCTTTGCAGAGTGTCCCATGACTGAAGGCCGTAAGGCAAGAGAGAGGTGGTGTGGCATGAGATGCCTTCTCACCTTGTCCTTGGTCAGTCTGAACCACAGTTCCATGGTGGGACGTCCAGGCAGGAAGCTTGAGCTTGGGCCAAGTAGTACCAGCCCTGCACGCTCCTCCACCTGCTTCTCTGAATTTTCCACCCTCCTGATTCATCTCAGGCCGTGTGCACAGTAACCTTGGACTGTGGACCGTCGTGTGGGACCCCCCCCCAGCAGACCCCAAGTTGGCCCTGGGACAGGCGTGGGGGATCCCATCTCGGTGGGAAAGGCTGGGAAGGGCTGTAAAAGGCCCCACTAGGCCCCAAAGAACCAAGCACGTGAGGCCTTGGTGTCCGATACAGCCTTGGTGACCCCCAGTGGGGCCCCTGACCTGCGAGCCTCAGGGTTCCAGCAAGAGGCAGTTATTCCTGGAGCTGAGAAGCTTCCTGGGCTGCCAGGAGGCTGGCCCAGGCCAGGGGAGAATGGCTGCTCGGAACCCAGGAGAGTGACCAGCGTTTAGGTACTATCCTCCCAGCTGCAGAGACATTTCTCTTGTCAGTCCTGCTCCTGGGCCCTGGGTTCCCAGAGGCCAGCCTTGGCCCACTGGCCCATGCCTCGGTCTCAGCACGGCCCACAGCTGGCTTCTCCACCCCGGCTCTCCTCTGCTGCAGGAAACGTCGGGCTCCAGGCCAGGCCCGGCCCTGATTGGCTTCCAGACCCATCTCTTCCCATCCGGACTTCTGCTGAGTTTCTCACTGCTGCCCCGCCAGCTGAGTGCTGCCTGCCTCTGTGGCCGTGCTCCCTCTGGCACACCCTTCGGAGTCTCGCTGGGGTGTCGCCTCGTCCGCACGGCCTTCCCAGACACTCTGCCGGTAGAACAGCACCTGGACACTGAGCTTCCCACAGTGCCGCGTGTGCTCCGGCCTCCTGTCCCGCTCCCCgagcctcccctctcccctgaggCAGGTCAAGCGCTGCCTCTCCTGGGCTCCCCCCACGGCCGTTCCCTGGTCGTATCCCAGGgtgacgctgctgctgctgctgctgtcaaCACCTGTCGGCACACAGGCCCTCTGCGGAGGGAGGGAGAGCCTGCCTCAGCCCCTTCAGGTCCCCGGCCCAGCACAGCGCCTGCCCCGGCACAGGTGCCAGCCAAACTCTCGAAAGAATAACAGTTGTGAGATTGGAAGGATTCGTCTCCCTCTTTATAAAATAACATCTGCAATAACAACACAGCGACGGACGAAGTGTCTGCCACGCAGCCTGTGCATCTCAGACGTCACTCAGTCCCCAAATGGGGCAGCCTGACTGCCTTATTCTGCAGACGAGGAAAGTGACGCTCAGAGCCGTTAAGCACCATGCTACTAAGTGGCGGCGTCGGAACTCGGACCAGGTCTTTCTGGCTCCCAGCCCAGCTTACACAAAGGGGAGCACGACGTCGCCCCGAGCCTTGCTGAGCCTCCTGCCCTGTGGGCAGTGTCCACAGAGGCCAGCAGGGTCAGGGGCTTGCTCTGGCTCACCGATGAGACGGGGCCAGCAGCTGTGCCGCGTCGGTGACATCACCCTGCGTCTTCCCGTCACTACAAAGCACTGCGCTCTGACTTGCCCACTCCTGCTCTCTTGGCCAGGACAGCGTGTGGCCTGCCCC
Coding sequences within:
- the LOC123643303 gene encoding latexin-like; its protein translation is MEIPPTHYPASRAPTVAANCINYQQGTPHKVFLVQTVKQASMEDIPGRGHKYHLKFSVEEIIHKQVTVNCTAEVLYPLMGQETAPEVNFTFEGDIGKNPDEEDNIFYQRLKSMKEPLDAQNIPDSFGNVPPEMKPVRHLAWVACGYIIWQNSTENTWYNMVKIQTVKQVQRNDDFIELDYTILLHDIASQEIIPWQMQVLWHPQYGTKVKHNSHLPKEVQLE